In Fusarium oxysporum f. sp. lycopersici 4287 chromosome 2, whole genome shotgun sequence, a genomic segment contains:
- a CDS encoding hypothetical protein (At least one base has a quality score < 10) — translation MSAQKTSAIADQEPVDVLFAIHEKFDLLDFAGALEVFTTASHDFKDPDNNKAFEVTIVGPEPKVISDQGVVVGSQISYKEAHERLEDFDILVVVGGNSKEVVAKELQPLSLITDFSELQKRDPARERTILSICTGALFLGKQGILSGLSATTHPDFLTTFENICSDAATVNLQERTDVVEDARYVVNNLRFDLGEDESPYIRRKSDAGQGRRPSAARKGSMSFQGFQHPP, via the exons ATGAGTGCGCAGAAGACCTCGGCCATCGCTGATCAGGAGCCCGTTGACGTTCTCTTCGCCATTCACGAAAAGTTCGATCTTCTGGACTTTGCCGGCGCGCTCGAGGTCTTTACTACTGCTTCACACGATTTCAAGGACCCTGACA ACAACAAGGCCTTCGAGGTCACCATCGTCGGTCCTGAGCCCAAGGTCATCTCCGACCAGGGCGTCGTCGTTGGCTCCCAGATCTCCTACAAGGAGGCTCACGAACGTCTTGAGGACTTTgacatcctcgtcgtcgttgGTGGTAACTCCAAGGAGGTCGTCGCCAAAGAGCTCCAACCCCTCTCTCTCATCACCGACTTCTCGGAGCTTCAGAAGCGTGACCCTGCCCGCGAGCGTACCATCCTCTCTATCTGCACAGGTGCCCTCTTCCTTGGCAAGCAGGGTATCCTCTCTGGCCTCTCTGCCACTACCCACCCCGACTTTCTCACCACCTTTGAGAACATTTGCAGCGATGCTGCTACCGTGAACCTTCAAGAACGTACCGACGTGGTTGAGGACGCTCGCTACGTCGTCAACAACCTTCGATTCGATCTCGGCGAGGACGAGAGCCCATACATCCGCCGCAAGTCCGATGCTGGTCAGGGACGTCGCCCTTCGGCAGCCCG AAAGGGAAGCATGTCGTTTCAAGGATTCCAACACCCGCCGTGA
- a CDS encoding hypothetical protein (At least one base has a quality score < 10), whose translation MSAQKTSAIADQEPVDVLFAIHEKFDLLDFAGALEVFTTASHDFKDPDNNKAFEVTIVGPEPKVISDQGVVVGSQISYKEAHERLEDFDILVVVGGNSKEVVAKELQPLSLITDFSELQKRDPARERTILSICTGALFLGKQGILSGLSATTHPDFLTTFENICSDAATVNLQERTDVVEDARYVVNNLRFDLGEDESPYIRRKSDAGQGRRPSAARYVTHAEWSLYTPLCHALSLRQLN comes from the exons ATGAGTGCGCAGAAGACCTCGGCCATCGCTGATCAGGAGCCCGTTGACGTTCTCTTCGCCATTCACGAAAAGTTCGATCTTCTGGACTTTGCCGGCGCGCTCGAGGTCTTTACTACTGCTTCACACGATTTCAAGGACCCTGACA ACAACAAGGCCTTCGAGGTCACCATCGTCGGTCCTGAGCCCAAGGTCATCTCCGACCAGGGCGTCGTCGTTGGCTCCCAGATCTCCTACAAGGAGGCTCACGAACGTCTTGAGGACTTTgacatcctcgtcgtcgttgGTGGTAACTCCAAGGAGGTCGTCGCCAAAGAGCTCCAACCCCTCTCTCTCATCACCGACTTCTCGGAGCTTCAGAAGCGTGACCCTGCCCGCGAGCGTACCATCCTCTCTATCTGCACAGGTGCCCTCTTCCTTGGCAAGCAGGGTATCCTCTCTGGCCTCTCTGCCACTACCCACCCCGACTTTCTCACCACCTTTGAGAACATTTGCAGCGATGCTGCTACCGTGAACCTTCAAGAACGTACCGACGTGGTTGAGGACGCTCGCTACGTCGTCAACAACCTTCGATTCGATCTCGGCGAGGACGAGAGCCCATACATCCGCCGCAAGTCCGATGCTGGTCAGGGACGTCGCCCTTCGGCAGCCCGGTACGTAACACATGCAGAGTGGTCCCTTTATACCCCACTTTGTCATGCATTGAGTTTGAGACAGTTAAACTGA